From Deinococcus aquaticus, one genomic window encodes:
- the murG gene encoding undecaprenyldiphospho-muramoylpentapeptide beta-N-acetylglucosaminyltransferase produces the protein MSLVVMATGGTGGHIYPAVATARELMARGHETLLLGQRGGMEERVAAEQGLAFHGVDAGKLARSGQGRPDPRELLRAGQGVAQARSFLARTRPGAVVGYGGFASLPGVLAAQSLGLPTVLHEQNARLGLTQRLAVRGARAVGTAYERVIGLDPKRASLVGMPVRETRMPRAEALERLGLQDGPLTIFVMGGSQGSLFLNNAVPDTLRHLFGGEGLLAPQASAGGLSVDLDFTGSRAGGGVQVLHSTGPRWLADVARGVKDLEWYEAVGFVDAVAAWSVADLAITRAGTSTLAEAAFHGVPLIMVPLPESAENHQFHNAVAVQQAGAGRVVEQKDVPGTLGQAVLECAAAGPRASMREAALGRSQVGAAGRFADLIERHLR, from the coding sequence ATGAGTCTGGTTGTGATGGCGACAGGTGGCACGGGTGGGCACATCTACCCGGCGGTGGCGACGGCACGTGAGTTGATGGCGCGCGGGCATGAGACGCTGCTGCTGGGGCAGCGGGGCGGCATGGAGGAGCGCGTGGCGGCCGAGCAGGGCCTCGCGTTTCATGGGGTGGACGCCGGGAAACTGGCGCGCAGCGGGCAGGGCCGCCCGGACCCGCGCGAGTTGCTGCGGGCCGGGCAGGGCGTGGCGCAGGCGCGGTCGTTCCTGGCGCGCACGCGGCCCGGCGCGGTCGTCGGGTACGGGGGCTTTGCGAGCCTGCCGGGCGTGCTGGCCGCGCAGAGCCTGGGCCTACCGACGGTGCTGCACGAGCAGAACGCGCGGCTGGGCCTGACGCAGCGGCTGGCGGTGCGGGGCGCGCGGGCGGTCGGGACGGCGTACGAGCGGGTGATCGGACTGGACCCGAAGCGGGCGTCGCTGGTGGGCATGCCCGTCCGCGAGACGCGAATGCCGCGTGCCGAGGCGTTGGAACGGCTGGGGTTGCAGGACGGCCCGCTGACGATCTTCGTGATGGGCGGGTCGCAGGGGTCGCTGTTCCTGAACAACGCCGTGCCGGACACGCTGCGGCACCTGTTTGGCGGGGAGGGACTGCTAGCCCCGCAGGCCAGTGCCGGTGGCCTGAGCGTGGACCTGGATTTCACGGGATCGCGGGCGGGGGGGGGCGTGCAGGTGCTGCACTCGACCGGGCCGCGCTGGCTGGCGGACGTGGCACGCGGCGTGAAGGACCTCGAGTGGTACGAGGCCGTGGGCTTCGTGGACGCGGTCGCGGCGTGGTCGGTGGCGGACCTGGCGATCACGCGTGCCGGGACGAGCACCCTGGCGGAGGCGGCGTTCCACGGGGTGCCGCTGATCATGGTGCCGCTGCCCGAATCGGCCGAGAACCACCAGTTCCACAATGCCGTGGCGGTGCAGCAGGCCGGGGCGGGGCGCGTGGTGGAGCAGAAGGACGTTCCCGGAACGCTGGGTCAGGCGGTGTTAGAGTGTGCGGCAGCGGGTCCGCGCGCCTCGATGCGCGAGGCGGCCCTCGGGCGCTCCCAGGTGGGCGCGGCGGGGCGGTTCGCGGACCTGATCGAACGGCACCTGCGTTAG
- the murC gene encoding UDP-N-acetylmuramate--L-alanine ligase codes for MGVGGIGMSAFARLLSAAGHRVSGCDESVTELTAQLQAEGIPVATGHAAAHVLDAPFGPVDVLVASEAVPKSHPELVAAHASGTLVRPRMALLGDLLRAGPSVGVIGTHGKTTTTSMIAVAMQGAGLDPSAFVGGIVPEFGSNARVGAGPFVAEVDESDRAFAELGCGTAVFTNAEDDHVGGNQATYWETVEEQHAGFARFVAQSGRVLLCADWPGLDELVTGAPERLSYGQAEGADYRAVNLRPDEDGTSFTVSFRGEVLGEARVGLPGTHNVLNALAALAVTHLHGGDFARAALALGAFRGPGRRWQRIGELNGALIVDDYAHNATKVAAAVQAARQTGRRVRIVFQPHRFLRTQQSWPRLADALMDADEVLLMDIAAASEAPIEGIHATLISGRMLENGHAGVTYLPDRQEILRVLRASAAPGDIIVTMGAGDVWKLSRELAGGTA; via the coding sequence ATGGGCGTGGGCGGCATCGGCATGAGCGCCTTCGCGCGGCTGCTGTCGGCGGCCGGGCACCGCGTGAGCGGCTGCGACGAGTCCGTGACCGAACTGACGGCGCAGCTTCAGGCCGAGGGGATTCCCGTAGCGACCGGGCACGCGGCGGCGCATGTGCTGGACGCACCGTTCGGGCCGGTGGACGTGCTGGTCGCGTCGGAAGCGGTTCCCAAATCGCATCCGGAACTCGTGGCGGCGCACGCCTCGGGCACGCTGGTACGGCCGCGCATGGCGCTGCTGGGTGACCTGCTGCGCGCCGGCCCCAGCGTGGGCGTGATCGGCACGCATGGCAAGACGACCACGACCAGCATGATCGCCGTCGCCATGCAGGGCGCGGGGCTGGACCCGTCGGCGTTCGTGGGCGGGATCGTGCCGGAGTTCGGCAGTAATGCCCGCGTGGGCGCCGGGCCGTTCGTGGCCGAGGTGGACGAATCCGACCGGGCCTTCGCGGAACTGGGCTGCGGGACGGCCGTGTTCACGAACGCCGAGGATGACCACGTGGGCGGCAATCAGGCGACGTACTGGGAGACGGTCGAGGAGCAGCACGCGGGCTTCGCGCGGTTCGTGGCGCAGTCCGGGCGGGTGCTGCTGTGCGCCGACTGGCCGGGCCTGGATGAACTGGTGACGGGCGCGCCCGAACGCCTCAGTTACGGGCAGGCCGAGGGCGCCGATTACCGCGCGGTGAACCTGCGCCCGGACGAGGACGGCACGTCGTTCACGGTGTCGTTCCGGGGCGAGGTACTGGGCGAGGCCCGCGTGGGACTGCCCGGCACGCACAACGTGCTGAATGCCCTGGCAGCGCTGGCGGTCACGCACCTGCACGGCGGGGATTTTGCGCGGGCGGCCCTGGCGCTGGGGGCGTTCCGGGGGCCGGGGCGGCGCTGGCAGCGGATCGGGGAGCTGAACGGCGCGCTGATCGTGGATGATTACGCGCACAACGCCACGAAGGTCGCGGCGGCCGTGCAGGCGGCCCGGCAGACCGGGCGGCGCGTGCGGATCGTGTTCCAGCCGCACCGTTTCCTGCGCACGCAGCAGTCCTGGCCCCGGCTGGCCGACGCGCTGATGGACGCCGACGAGGTGCTGCTGATGGACATCGCGGCGGCCAGTGAGGCGCCCATCGAGGGCATTCACGCGACCCTGATCTCGGGGCGCATGCTGGAAAACGGCCACGCGGGCGTCACGTACCTGCCGGACCGCCAGGAGATTCTGCGGGTACTGCGCGCCTCAGCCGCGCCGGGGGACATCATCGTGACCATGGGCGCCGGGGACGTGTGGAAACTGTCACGTGAACTGGCCGGGGGAACGGCGTGA
- a CDS encoding UDP-N-acetylmuramate dehydrogenase: MAAPVSRTGARVERLPLARFTTLGVGGESEVWFVSDHAQLAEAMEQPYRILGGGSNLVIADEGVPERVIRLSGPLAERDLEPDPHLSTEGEIVTGWVGGGVPLPGLIRQLQKLGLSNLEGTVGIPAQVGGAVWMNAGTRYGEMFDGLHTIEIVTPQETRQVTPADLQWGYRDSGIPRNHVVSRVRLRLRPSTPEAVLEKMDFADNARKGQPKMKTPGCAFKNPGGVSAGRLIDEAGLKGTRAGNALIAPEHANFIVNLGGATAADVHALLDAIRARVPVPMELEYELWPERLPGLHSPGSQTTDPHQPDAHRDGPAT; this comes from the coding sequence ATGGCCGCGCCGGTCAGCCGCACAGGCGCGCGCGTGGAGCGGTTGCCGCTGGCGCGCTTCACGACGCTGGGCGTGGGCGGCGAATCCGAGGTGTGGTTCGTGTCGGACCACGCGCAACTGGCCGAGGCGATGGAACAGCCGTACCGCATCCTGGGTGGCGGCAGCAACCTCGTGATTGCCGATGAGGGCGTGCCGGAACGCGTGATCCGCCTGAGCGGACCGCTGGCCGAACGTGACCTGGAACCGGACCCGCACCTGAGCACCGAAGGCGAGATCGTGACCGGCTGGGTGGGCGGCGGCGTGCCCCTGCCCGGCCTGATCCGGCAGCTTCAGAAGCTGGGCCTGAGCAACCTAGAAGGCACGGTCGGGATTCCCGCGCAGGTGGGCGGCGCGGTCTGGATGAACGCCGGTACGCGTTACGGCGAGATGTTCGACGGCCTGCACACCATCGAGATCGTGACGCCGCAGGAGACACGGCAGGTCACGCCCGCCGACCTTCAGTGGGGCTACCGGGACAGCGGTATTCCGCGCAACCACGTGGTGTCGCGCGTGCGGCTGCGGCTGCGGCCCAGCACCCCGGAAGCCGTGCTGGAGAAGATGGACTTCGCGGACAATGCGCGCAAGGGGCAGCCGAAGATGAAAACGCCGGGCTGCGCGTTCAAGAACCCGGGCGGCGTGAGCGCCGGGCGGCTGATCGACGAGGCGGGCCTGAAGGGCACTAGGGCCGGGAACGCGCTGATCGCTCCCGAGCACGCGAACTTCATCGTGAACCTGGGCGGCGCGACGGCCGCCGACGTGCACGCGCTGCTGGACGCCATCCGCGCGCGTGTGCCGGTGCCGATGGAACTGGAGTACGAACTGTGGCCCGAGCGGCTGCCCGGCCTGCACAGCCCTGGCTCACAGACCACCGACCCGCATCAGCCTGACGCGCACCGGGACGGCCCGGCAACGTGA
- a CDS encoding cell division protein FtsQ/DivIB gives MSPDSTGPDGQPRNRRVAPAEYGAPLDLSFGAPQDAASAASSADGAGAEATDAGGAARPRRVLSRRERVLRGALAAALLVGAGVGGWYALPVKTVTVEGNQRLPEARVLELAGLQPGFGWLYYGAWRARGLLDSPWVASATVTRVFPGTVRIRVTERVARVRLQQPDGSVLTVAGDGTPLPGALNTQTLPLVSGWGPARLGDVLQVLSALSRYNVQSVVFTPTGLTVKLPSGSVWSGDPQALLKYAGSISMYPNKDISIYPWGVSVQE, from the coding sequence GTGAGCCCCGATTCCACTGGACCGGACGGCCAGCCCCGCAACCGCCGCGTGGCTCCGGCCGAGTACGGCGCGCCGCTGGACCTTTCGTTTGGTGCGCCGCAGGACGCGGCGTCTGCGGCGTCCTCTGCGGACGGTGCGGGGGCAGAAGCCACCGACGCGGGGGGGGCGGCGCGGCCCCGCCGGGTTCTCTCGCGCCGCGAGCGGGTGCTGCGGGGGGCGCTGGCGGCTGCGCTGCTGGTCGGCGCAGGGGTGGGCGGCTGGTACGCGCTGCCCGTGAAGACGGTGACAGTCGAGGGCAACCAGCGGCTCCCGGAGGCCCGGGTGCTGGAACTGGCCGGGTTACAGCCGGGCTTCGGCTGGCTGTACTACGGCGCGTGGCGGGCGCGTGGGCTGCTGGACAGTCCGTGGGTGGCGTCGGCCACCGTCACGCGGGTCTTTCCGGGCACCGTGCGGATTCGCGTCACCGAGCGGGTCGCGCGGGTGCGGCTTCAGCAGCCGGACGGGTCGGTCCTGACGGTCGCCGGGGACGGTACGCCGCTTCCCGGCGCGCTGAACACGCAGACCCTGCCGCTGGTCAGCGGGTGGGGGCCGGCCCGTCTGGGCGACGTTCTGCAGGTGCTGAGCGCTCTGTCCCGCTACAATGTGCAGTCGGTCGTGTTCACGCCGACTGGCCTGACGGTGAAATTGCCTTCCGGGTCGGTCTGGAGTGGCGATCCACAGGCGCTCCTGAAGTATGCTGGGAGTATCAGCATGTATCCCAATAAAGACATTTCCATCTACCCCTGGGGGGTGAGCGTCCAGGAATGA
- the ftsA gene encoding cell division protein FtsA, which produces MKDNTIIVGLDIGTTKITTVIGEVGAHGMVDIIGSGTVNSEGMKRGSVVNLERATQAIKQSVQTAERVSGVKVESVFVSVAGNHAKAITSHGLAAIRRNQEIGQSDVDRAIENARAVPLDPNLEIIHTLPQEYVVDGQEGIKSPVGMHGVRLEVDVHIVAGTAGPLLNLRRCVQEAGLKVDGFALHALASGLATLEAAEQNQTVIVVDMGGGTTDVAVFKRGNLVHSACIPIGGEHVTADLSQILKIPGEEAENVKRRYGAALPDLADKDLTLEITTSSGSTHALTAFELSRIIKPRMSEIFGLIRDEIDQALGPVELVAQGVILTGGASMLRGTPELARDRFRLPVRVGRPRGIGGLTDIVAGPADAASVGLVLYGIGEDGRVPPSVFVGADPAPTPRPDPRPTPAEQPLPEPVPTPGTNGRSAGDQTPPPAAPQKSGLSFLERMKIWFKDWM; this is translated from the coding sequence ATGAAAGACAATACCATCATTGTGGGCCTGGACATCGGCACCACGAAAATCACGACGGTCATCGGTGAAGTCGGTGCGCACGGCATGGTCGACATCATCGGGTCGGGCACCGTGAACAGCGAGGGCATGAAACGCGGGAGCGTCGTGAATCTCGAACGGGCCACGCAGGCCATCAAACAGTCCGTCCAGACCGCCGAACGCGTCAGCGGCGTCAAGGTCGAGAGCGTCTTCGTCAGCGTCGCCGGCAACCACGCCAAGGCCATCACCAGCCACGGGCTGGCCGCCATCCGCCGCAACCAGGAAATCGGGCAGAGTGACGTGGACCGCGCCATCGAGAACGCCCGCGCCGTGCCGCTCGACCCAAACCTCGAAATCATTCACACCCTCCCGCAGGAATACGTCGTGGACGGCCAGGAAGGCATCAAGAGCCCGGTCGGCATGCACGGCGTGCGCCTGGAGGTCGACGTGCACATCGTGGCCGGCACCGCCGGGCCGCTGTTGAACCTGCGCCGCTGCGTGCAGGAGGCTGGCCTGAAAGTCGACGGCTTCGCGCTGCATGCCCTGGCCAGCGGCCTCGCCACCCTGGAAGCCGCCGAGCAGAACCAGACCGTGATCGTGGTCGACATGGGCGGCGGCACCACCGACGTGGCCGTGTTCAAACGCGGCAACCTCGTGCACTCCGCCTGCATTCCCATCGGCGGCGAGCACGTCACAGCCGACCTGTCGCAGATCCTCAAGATTCCCGGCGAGGAAGCCGAGAACGTCAAGCGGCGCTACGGCGCGGCCCTGCCGGACCTGGCCGACAAGGACCTGACCCTGGAGATCACCACGTCCTCCGGCAGCACGCACGCCCTGACGGCCTTCGAACTGTCACGGATCATCAAGCCGCGCATGTCCGAGATCTTCGGCCTGATCCGCGACGAGATCGACCAGGCGCTCGGCCCGGTGGAACTTGTGGCGCAGGGCGTGATCCTGACCGGCGGGGCGTCCATGCTGCGCGGCACGCCCGAACTGGCCCGCGACCGCTTCCGCCTGCCGGTGCGTGTGGGCCGCCCGCGCGGTATCGGCGGCCTGACCGACATTGTCGCCGGACCCGCCGACGCCGCCAGCGTGGGACTGGTGCTGTACGGTATCGGAGAGGACGGCCGCGTGCCGCCGTCGGTGTTCGTCGGTGCGGACCCCGCACCCACCCCCCGGCCGGACCCCCGCCCCACCCCGGCCGAACAGCCGCTGCCCGAGCCGGTCCCCACGCCCGGCACCAACGGCCGCAGCGCGGGCGACCAGACGCCGCCCCCGGCCGCTCCCCAGAAGTCCGGGCTGAGCTTCCTGGAACGTATGAAAATCTGGTTCAAGGACTGGATGTAA
- the ftsZ gene encoding cell division protein FtsZ encodes MQAARIRVIGLGGAGNNAVNRMIESGLEGVEFIAGNTDAQVLAKSHAEIRIQLGDRLTRGLGAGADPEVGEKAALEDRERIKEYLEGTDMLFITAGMGGGTGTGSAPVVAEIANEMGILTVAIVTRPFKFEGPKRLRVAEEGISKLAARVDGMIVVNNEKLLTAVDKKVSFREAFLIADRVLYYGVKGISDVINVEGMINLDFADVRNLLAGSGTVLMGIGAGRGENVAEEAAMSAIHSPLLERGIEGAQRILVNVTGSFDLSMTDANEIVEKIRQATGFDEPDILFGITPDEAAGDEVRVTVIATGFNEVPTTIAGGTGSVSMFEPASRNRVSYDPKDYDIPAFLRNGDRD; translated from the coding sequence ATGCAAGCGGCCAGAATTCGTGTGATTGGCTTGGGCGGAGCCGGCAATAACGCCGTCAACCGCATGATTGAATCGGGACTCGAAGGGGTCGAGTTCATCGCCGGAAATACGGACGCTCAGGTGCTGGCCAAAAGCCACGCCGAGATCCGCATTCAACTGGGTGACCGCCTCACCCGCGGACTGGGCGCCGGAGCGGACCCCGAAGTGGGCGAGAAAGCCGCGCTGGAAGACCGTGAACGCATCAAGGAGTACCTGGAAGGGACCGACATGCTGTTCATCACCGCCGGGATGGGCGGTGGAACCGGTACCGGGAGCGCCCCGGTGGTCGCCGAGATCGCCAACGAGATGGGCATCCTGACGGTCGCCATCGTCACGCGGCCCTTCAAGTTCGAGGGGCCCAAGCGCCTGCGGGTGGCCGAGGAAGGCATCAGCAAACTCGCCGCCCGCGTGGACGGCATGATCGTCGTGAACAACGAGAAACTGCTGACCGCCGTGGACAAGAAAGTCTCGTTCCGCGAGGCGTTCCTGATTGCCGACCGCGTGCTGTACTACGGCGTGAAAGGCATCAGTGACGTGATCAACGTGGAAGGCATGATCAACCTGGACTTCGCGGACGTCCGCAACCTGCTGGCGGGCAGCGGCACGGTCCTGATGGGCATCGGCGCGGGCCGGGGCGAGAACGTGGCCGAGGAAGCCGCCATGAGCGCCATTCACAGCCCGCTGCTGGAGCGCGGCATCGAGGGAGCGCAGCGCATCCTGGTGAACGTGACCGGCAGCTTCGACCTGAGCATGACCGACGCCAACGAGATCGTCGAGAAGATCCGTCAGGCGACCGGCTTCGACGAACCGGACATCCTGTTCGGCATCACGCCCGACGAGGCCGCCGGGGACGAGGTGCGCGTCACCGTGATCGCCACCGGTTTCAACGAGGTCCCGACCACCATCGCCGGCGGGACCGGCAGCGTCAGCATGTTTGAACCCGCCAGCCGCAACCGCGTGTCGTACGACCCCAAGGACTACGACATTCCCGCGTTCTTGCGAAACGGCGACCGCGACTGA
- a CDS encoding lipid-A-disaccharide synthase-related protein, with protein sequence MTIDADSACSGTRPGVLFISNGTAEDLIGAALAARLRGQVNLSYAPLVGEGQAYARAGAVKVGRTLRLPSGGFPFGSAANLRADLRAGLIRESLGQWLDACRGARAAQVVVVVGDAYALMVGTLAARQAGARLVHVQPLLSAQYLEGLGVRGALAELNALGANRPMEYELALARRADAVFVRDAATARYYAARGVRAAFAGSFAMDVLSAPERPLPLDGRPVLALLPGSREDHRESLPLMLRAAARLPGWQALVAWPHDWDALTLPDGWTLAVQGPEQAEATDGQTRVTVLRRAFGAVAHAATVAVGTSGTANEQLAGLGVPVVAFPTAGPQFTAGFARRQARLLGRALTVVTANPQAVAQAVTHAAQPPLQARAALDGLTRIGPGGALPRIADCIRELGDPMDSV encoded by the coding sequence GTGACCATTGACGCAGATTCTGCCTGTTCCGGGACGCGGCCCGGCGTGCTGTTCATCTCGAACGGCACGGCCGAGGACCTGATCGGGGCGGCGCTGGCGGCCCGGCTGCGGGGCCAAGTGAACCTGAGCTACGCGCCGCTGGTGGGTGAGGGGCAGGCGTACGCGCGGGCCGGGGCGGTCAAGGTGGGGCGCACGCTGCGGCTGCCCAGTGGGGGCTTTCCGTTCGGGAGCGCCGCGAATCTGCGCGCGGACCTGCGGGCCGGATTGATCCGCGAGTCGCTAGGGCAGTGGCTGGACGCCTGCCGGGGCGCGCGGGCGGCGCAGGTGGTCGTGGTGGTCGGGGACGCCTACGCGCTGATGGTGGGGACGCTGGCGGCGCGGCAGGCGGGCGCGCGGCTGGTGCACGTGCAACCGCTGCTGAGCGCGCAGTACCTGGAGGGCCTGGGGGTGCGGGGCGCGCTGGCGGAACTGAACGCGCTGGGCGCGAACCGCCCGATGGAGTACGAACTGGCCCTGGCCCGCCGCGCCGACGCGGTGTTCGTCCGGGACGCCGCCACTGCGCGGTACTACGCGGCGCGGGGTGTGCGGGCCGCCTTCGCCGGGAGTTTCGCCATGGACGTGCTGAGCGCCCCGGAACGCCCGCTACCGCTGGATGGGCGGCCCGTACTGGCGCTGCTGCCAGGATCGCGGGAGGATCACCGGGAGAGCCTGCCGCTGATGCTGCGCGCCGCCGCCCGGCTGCCCGGCTGGCAGGCACTGGTGGCGTGGCCGCACGACTGGGACGCCCTGACCCTCCCGGACGGCTGGACCCTCGCGGTGCAGGGACCAGAGCAGGCGGAAGCTACGGACGGGCAGACGCGCGTGACGGTCCTGCGGCGGGCCTTCGGGGCGGTGGCGCACGCGGCGACCGTCGCGGTGGGCACGTCCGGCACGGCGAACGAGCAACTGGCGGGACTGGGCGTACCGGTCGTGGCGTTCCCCACAGCCGGGCCGCAGTTCACGGCCGGTTTCGCACGGCGGCAGGCGCGGCTGCTGGGGCGCGCCCTGACGGTAGTCACGGCAAACCCACAGGCCGTGGCGCAGGCGGTCACGCACGCCGCGCAGCCGCCATTGCAGGCCCGCGCCGCCCTGGACGGCCTGACCCGCATCGGGCCGGGGGGCGCGCTGCCCCGTATCGCAGACTGTATCCGGGAACTGGGTGATCCTATGGACTCTGTTTGA
- a CDS encoding M-like protein — protein sequence MTDDKRHDANDTQQDGTEIRNVDLQFMGKTDEQKEIEAAVDAESKAPGQYAERGMDKQDVASAQSMDASDPPSTNMGTED from the coding sequence ATGACCGACGACAAACGCCACGACGCCAACGACACCCAGCAGGACGGCACCGAGATCCGCAACGTCGACCTTCAGTTCATGGGCAAGACCGACGAGCAGAAGGAAATCGAGGCGGCCGTCGACGCCGAGAGCAAAGCGCCGGGCCAGTACGCCGAGCGCGGTATGGACAAGCAGGACGTCGCCTCGGCCCAGAGCATGGACGCCAGCGACCCCCCCAGTACCAACATGGGCACCGAAGACTGA
- a CDS encoding DUF58 domain-containing protein: MTTLTVALIAALPWLLLIGAALAALWWGSRRPPGVTVERLVPATGFEGTRAALTVRVTLRSRRPLRVLLDDPTPRGVVPAVTPELSVRLLGHAQHDLNTTLTLNRRGAHDWPGGTLRWADPLGLFWHSAPLPAPPTTLDVFPGTHGLMLPDLLRPLLSEGTLTRRVGLDDPLSLRGVRDYVAGDPPGRVHWRLSARTGTLTVREPERTAASSLTVFVDTSSGGEVFVDSAARLAASLVREAASLGLPVAAATSAALSPSGRDPLSMQAALRLLARLAPDPAPPYLPPTRSGGNLILLTASPGPDLLTQALRARATAARVTIVALPEGYYLEPGESPRRQWTGLPDAVRDLERRAAALAGAGIQVVVLRGNQSVLTLAH, encoded by the coding sequence GTGACGACTCTGACCGTTGCCCTGATCGCCGCGCTGCCCTGGCTGCTGCTGATCGGCGCGGCCCTGGCAGCCCTGTGGTGGGGGTCGCGTCGCCCGCCCGGCGTCACCGTGGAACGCCTCGTGCCCGCCACGGGCTTCGAGGGCACCCGCGCGGCGCTCACCGTGCGCGTCACGCTGCGCAGCCGCCGCCCCCTGCGCGTCCTGCTGGACGACCCCACCCCGCGCGGCGTCGTCCCGGCCGTGACGCCCGAACTCAGCGTGCGCCTGCTCGGACACGCTCAGCACGACCTGAACACCACCCTCACCCTCAACCGGCGCGGCGCGCACGACTGGCCCGGCGGCACCCTGCGCTGGGCCGATCCGCTCGGCCTGTTCTGGCACTCCGCGCCTCTGCCTGCCCCGCCCACCACCCTGGATGTCTTTCCCGGTACGCACGGCCTGATGCTGCCGGACCTGTTGCGCCCCCTGCTCTCGGAAGGCACCCTGACCCGCCGCGTGGGCCTGGACGACCCCCTGAGCCTGCGCGGCGTGCGCGACTACGTGGCCGGCGACCCGCCCGGCCGGGTCCACTGGCGCCTGAGCGCCCGCACCGGCACCCTGACCGTCCGCGAACCCGAACGCACCGCCGCCAGCAGCCTCACGGTCTTCGTGGACACCAGCAGTGGCGGCGAGGTCTTCGTGGACAGCGCCGCCCGCCTCGCCGCCAGCCTCGTCCGCGAGGCCGCCAGCCTGGGCCTGCCCGTCGCGGCCGCCACCAGCGCCGCCCTGAGCCCCAGCGGCCGCGACCCGCTGTCCATGCAGGCCGCCCTGCGCCTGCTGGCCCGCCTCGCCCCGGACCCCGCCCCGCCCTACCTGCCGCCCACCCGCAGCGGCGGGAACCTGATCCTCCTGACCGCCAGCCCCGGCCCGGACCTGCTGACCCAGGCCCTGAGGGCGCGCGCCACCGCCGCCCGCGTCACCATCGTCGCGCTGCCCGAAGGCTACTACCTGGAACCCGGCGAGAGCCCCCGCCGCCAGTGGACCGGCCTGCCCGACGCGGTCCGCGACCTCGAACGCCGCGCTGCCGCGCTGGCCGGAGCCGGCATTCAGGTTGTCGTGCTGCGCGGCAACCAGAGCGTCCTGACTCTGGCCCACTGA
- a CDS encoding AAA family ATPase, with product MTQTLTPITSAPTPTPDFARAVLENVARVLVGKEAVTRLALAGILAGGHVLLEDAPGTGKTMLARALALSLGLDFQRVQFTPDLLPGDVTGVSVFRPQSGTFEFVPGPVFTGVLLADEINRATPRTQSALLEAMGEGQVTESGVTRPLPAPFVVIATQNPIENEGTYRLPEAQLDRFLLRLSVGYPTHEEEVRMLARLQTQHPIATLGAVSTPAALLDAQAQVRAVFVAPEVQAYLARLSARTRTHPSVTLGAGPRASLALQGVAQALAWLAGRTFVTPDDVQAAATGVLAHRLSLRIEARLQGVPDREIVSEILKAEPVPAELSSNSVR from the coding sequence ATGACCCAGACCCTGACCCCCATCACTTCCGCCCCCACCCCCACACCGGACTTCGCCCGCGCGGTCCTGGAGAACGTCGCCCGCGTCCTGGTCGGCAAGGAGGCCGTGACCCGCCTCGCGCTGGCTGGCATTCTGGCCGGCGGGCACGTCCTGCTGGAAGACGCGCCGGGCACCGGCAAGACCATGCTGGCCCGCGCCCTGGCCCTGAGCCTGGGCCTGGATTTCCAGCGAGTGCAGTTCACGCCGGACCTACTGCCGGGCGACGTGACAGGCGTTAGCGTGTTCCGCCCGCAGTCCGGCACCTTCGAGTTCGTGCCCGGCCCGGTCTTCACCGGGGTGTTGCTGGCCGACGAGATCAACCGCGCCACGCCCCGCACGCAGTCCGCGCTCCTTGAGGCGATGGGGGAGGGGCAGGTCACGGAATCCGGCGTGACCCGCCCGCTGCCTGCGCCCTTCGTCGTGATCGCCACGCAGAACCCCATCGAGAACGAGGGTACGTACCGCCTGCCGGAAGCGCAGCTGGACCGCTTCCTGCTGCGCCTGTCCGTCGGGTACCCCACCCACGAGGAGGAGGTGCGGATGCTCGCCCGCCTCCAGACACAGCACCCGATTGCCACGCTGGGTGCCGTCAGCACGCCCGCCGCGCTGCTGGACGCGCAGGCGCAGGTGCGCGCCGTATTCGTCGCGCCCGAGGTGCAGGCCTATCTGGCGCGCCTGAGTGCCCGCACCCGCACGCACCCCAGCGTCACCCTGGGAGCCGGGCCGCGTGCCAGCCTCGCGTTGCAGGGTGTGGCGCAGGCGCTCGCGTGGCTGGCCGGGCGGACCTTCGTCACGCCGGATGACGTGCAGGCCGCCGCGACCGGCGTGCTCGCCCACCGCCTGAGCCTGCGCATCGAGGCGCGGCTTCAGGGCGTGCCTGACCGTGAGATCGTCAGCGAGATCCTGAAGGCCGAACCCGTCCCCGCCGAACTCAGCTCCAATTCCGTCCGGTGA